ATACATTCATATCCTTGTTGAGTTTTAGCATTCAATTTATCGTGTGTTTGATCTGCAGCATGACTAAGAGTCAAATATTGTTTGTTGTTTATGTGTTTCTTAAAAACATCACTTCTTGGATATGTTAAATGATGACAATTGTGTAATGATCCATAACAACATGGACAACTTACAAAAATAGCATTTTTTTTGATACATTGTTGAATAACTAAATCAGTTGCTACTCCGCAAGCATGTAAAGATATACctatattaaaatttccttTAAAATAATCCAAATTACActgataaaatttaatattagtcAATTTCAGCAgcttcactctttcttttgctctaTTTAAAGactgttctttattttctaataatattacagTACAGTTTGGTAAGAGATATGCAAGTAAGACTCCAAGGTGACCACTACCAGAACAAAAATCTACAATAACATCACCTGCTTTTGCTAATTTTATAACAGGTTTACATAAGTTTTCCAACTgttgagattttcttttcagacGAGAAGGCGGTAAAGATCCACCTTCTGGAGTTATATCAAAAGGAATATTTGTCCAGTCAAAACATATTTCTGCACCATAAGTTTCTACATCAAGTTCACTTATAATTTCTGCATTATGGATAATTTGCATGGAATATTCTatgtctttttgttttgtgtAGATACGACTTTTTGGTTTATATCTTTTGGGATCacttttatataaactttcaTTAGAAACTTGAggaagtatataattaatttcattattaattttcttttcttgaataGATAAGCAACTTAAACATTCCAGTATAATATGATCTTGCACCATTCGCCCGTACCACTTAGTTATCAATGGTAATAATTTGAGTATTGCATCACTCGAATATGTTGTAAGCAATATATGCAcgcaaacaaaaataattatatcagcTAATGTAATATAAGAACCTTCTGCATATTTATGTTCTGGTATTTGAGCTTTATATTCTGTTATTACATCTTGTGCACTATTTTTCTTAAACTCTACATATTTGTACAAATTATGTATCCTTAACGGTTGCGACATATGACATTCAAATCTTGCAAGGCTATGAGGCAATTCTACTTCATTCGAACTATCTAAATCAAGAAATTTTAACATGTTAATCATATCTATTTCACAAAACTTAGTCCAGACACTGCTTTCCAAGCAAGCTAATAAGCATGACTCTTTAAATCCCAACAAAGATCTACAGTAATGTAATGGACAATCTATAAGAGTTGTTTTTATAATCTGTCTTAGTATAGCACAAAGTCCTGCTATGTaacttgttttatttaaaactataCTAGGTAATTCACAAGAATTTACATCATGAGGAATctcatttttatctataatttcatatacaaATTGAGATATATCTACAATATATGCACATTCATTTAACTTTTGTTTAGTTTGaatcaatttaatattgatttcagaattgcaatattttattgtaaaaagagTTATAACTGTTTCTATTGGAGCAAGGCATAAATCAGTCAATGAATATATCTCTAAATATgcttcattcattttttaggTTTTTGAAACcactaaaatatattatatcgttataaaaaatttataaacaaatttattttcacttacTATACACTAGCTCTCAACTGTCTGGCAACTTTACGAATAATTCTTTGCCTCAGTATATTTTCCCTCCAATATACACTAATACAAGAAATAAATGCTAAGACAAACATAAAACCTTCAAATTTCCAAAATGCTCTTTCTTCTAACCATGCTACTCTGTCACAACTGAAATATAAaccattgaaatatatatacagaaattcatctttattataaaaaattcctATTAACTATAAATTACCTTCTCGTTATAATTTCTCCACTTCTACACTTCAAAACTTCTTTATACCTGGCATGGATACACACTGCAATACTTTCACTTGCTATTTCAAAAGCATCACATGGATGACATTctgtaattatttcatattcatttCCTGGTACACAAACAGTATTATTCTCAAAGTTATCGAGATAAAGTTTATTTGGAGAATTTGTCCAGTGACTTTCAACAACCAACACTAGAATTGTTAATCtacacaaaataaaaaagaaattattctatttatgtatacaaatGACTACTtactaaagaattttataagacAAAGCAAACAATGATCTGTTTACATGTATTAATCATGAACACAACATAAAAGATACTAAAAGACAATCATTGAAACGTGAATTACAACTGACCCtcctaataaaattatacctAGCAACATTCGCTTCTTTGTACAAGACTCAATCATTTCGTATATTCCTACTTATATTTACACTCTTAATTCAAATTATGCTATcctttcataataaaattaatattcatgtGTACAATGTACAGCaccataaattattttttatatgagatGAAATCGACAGTTGATGTTGATCGACGCGCCACTCTGTGTTAAGCTGTAAAAGCTACATTAATAGTATCACCATGATCTTAATTTCAAATTGGAATATTCATCACAAAAGATAATAAgttgtgaaataaaatattacatcatGTTATTTCGTTAGAATGAACTTAATGAATATTCCCTGAtctatagatattttaattttataaatgtttcaattaaaatatttgtttttattattaattaattacttcttttttgtaaatttttctgttcttttgcaaatattatacattctgTTTCTACTGATGATGCCAATTTTATAAGTATAggaattttttctaaaactgGATTATCTTTCTGCAAATATCGAATCCAAGATATTGCAGAATCCTTAGTAGATGTACCAGTGGCACATATTGCAAAATAAACACCATCCTCTTGCTCATGCACTGTAGGTGCTATAACAATTTCATTTGTCTTCCAAAATGGAATTTTGATCTTGCTAACAtctagaaagaaatatgaataatcTTTATCGAATACAGTTGATTACTTTTAATACAGTAAATATCATTAACGTACCATCAGGATTTTCATATTCATAAGTACTCTTTATTGGGTCTGCtctcaaaatgaaataatcaacTGACTGATTTGCAACCCAAATCTTGAAAGGACCTTCTACATACATAGGCGTGTCctttcttaattttaaatgttgtactaataaatttttttgaataGGACTTATAGCAGATATTATCCATGTATCTTCAATAGATTCCTCTATATCTTTTGTCTCAAATTCAGATGTAACTGTTGTTACATCAACACTACTTATCTTTTGTATTGCTATTCTGGCAAGTATTTTTGGATCTGTAGGTATTGGTTTAGGAACAGGCCAAGGATTTAAATTGACAAATTTAGACATCCAATATAACATTCGCCATAACTTTTTCAATGGTCTAGCATGTTTACCAAAGATATTTAAGAGAATATCTTCCAATTCTTCATCAGGTATTACTTGATTATCTTCCATTTGTTGTAATACATCGGTAGCAACATCTTGATGTTTTGGATAATATCTGAATAcgacattaaaataatttcttggaATATATGGTCCTTTtggaaagatatttaataaggCTTTATAAACTTCAAGATCCTTATGTATACCATAAACTTCCATGTATTTCAAAgctaatttaataaattctaattgacctcttttatatgtttcttgtTCATAAGTTCTTATAATATCAAGGAaactctctttatttttttctttcgtattttcaaACACAGATGTCATAAGTGTATTacttctctttgttttctcttccttaAGAAAGTTTTGGGCAACGTGAAATAAACGATTTGTCGCTAAAGGTAAAATTAAACAACTTCGttcattgaatttctttttagttaTTACAGAATACCTAAACACTGAACTATTCctctttattaaatatctaaaaagtattttattaccgatcattttatttataagataaattatatatatatatatatttatatgtgtggactttttaaaattatttacttagatattttattaatttttaaaatgctttttgaatttatttctaaattatgcGTATTAACAATCTATCTAACCTCGTTTAGTCAATGAATCCAGTTCGAAAGTGTTTCGACAAAACAGAGCGCAACTCTACATAGTTCTATTGATAAGGTAgatttattgattattgataaaacagtttattattttaatattaataattaaagtaatgTTTATAactgattataaattttattaaaaattataaattaaattaatgtatatgtattcttgcagtatattcttaaatattcttaaagcaatttttaattaatatattgattttgtTGCGAGCAAAGAATACATAGACCCGGCAACCCAGCGATAGTGTttgtaaagaatattttatattcatttatatataatggcTCAGCAAGATTCAATATATGATTTAGCTTATCGAGGTAAGACGTCAGACGTGAAAATTTTACTTAATGAAACTGAATCTTTGAAAACACAAACAGATAGCGTAAGTATTCAAATCTAATACACGATCGACGATTTTATCGAGGTTATTTAATCGAGGTTATAAAACGAACGTTAAACTGCATATTTGATTTTTAGAATGGACGAATGTTGATACACTGGGCTGCTTTAGGCGGACACGATGATCTAGtcagatatttattatctctcgGTGTACCGGTTGATCCAACAGACGACGTGagtttctattctttttattttacatcacGATGACAAAACTGACAAAGGAGATATCAGtttgtatataatagaaatgagCGGGTAAtctcaatatttttctattagataaatatattagataaattaatatcactcGTAAAAAAACTTATGATATTGTTTTGCATTGAATTTTCAcaatagtaattataaaaaaatcgaaacaaaatgtaatttaaaaaattcttttatttaatgatcACTTTATAGACAAACATGACACCATTAATTCTGGCAGCCTCTGCTGGACGAGAAAAAGCTGTTAACACTTTACTTGCCGAAGGTGCAAATGTTAATGCGACGACTATAGATGGACATTCAGCATTGCAATACGCAGCATCAAAAAATTGGAAGTCAATATGCGTTGCACTGCTCAGAAAATATGCTAACATAAATATTGCTGACAAAAGAGGAGCGACTCCTATGCATAGAGCTGCTTCGAAAGGAAATGTTGCAATTGTCCAAGTGTTGATAGAATATGGAAGAGATTTGAAGATAGGTCTTGTATTATTTGATGATTTTTCagaatcaataataattaatgattaatcattaatcaattattaatgaatctcatcatatattaatgtatGAACGTTACGTggatcatttattttagatCAGAGAGACGCATATGGAAATACCCCATTGCATCTAGCTTGCGAGGAGGATCGTCAGGAGGAAGCAAAGATATTGGTAGCAAATGGCGCCGATATAACATTGACCAACAAAGAACGCAAAACTCCATTGGATCTGGCGAATCCTGGATTAGCTCGAACGCTTAAAGAACTAAAGGAAGAACCAATAACAGCTGGTACTGCttaagacttttttttttatatttcaattatactTAAATGTTGATTTTCttcaatatgaaaaagaaaaaaagtaaataaataaaacgcgtgattatacaaataaaaatactccaaGATTAGTGCTTAATTTGATCTACTATTTTAgcatttattatacttttcttttatatacttatgatGCAATcaacgtttatatttattccatATAAAACATATCAAAACTCTTCCTTCCACGTTATTTCAAACTTCTCACTTTTCTCTCCTAGTTTCATTGTATATGACGTTAACCCCGATTATCGAATACTTTCACAATGATCACTTCTCGTCACAGTCTCGGTTAATCATCATGTCCTCTACGTTgcgttcgaattttttttttattttttttatttttttattttgtatgcTATAACGGCAAGTAGGACatgatacaagaaaaaaaaaaacaacgagaAATGAACATCCTCTCAAAGCGATTATATACACAATTCACAGTGTTCACAAGTGGAAAAATTTCTTGTATAAAGAGATTGCATATCATTTTAATCGGCTTTAAGCATCGACATGATATGCTGCCTCTGAAATCAACAGCACGTATAATGGCAGTTCCGTTCTTCTAtttgtttgttccttttttctttttcttttcttatttttagaaTCATGCCTTCAAAATCTTGCCTAAAATATCTCTAGGAAGCCATAGTTTAACAccttatttcgtttaatatattaaaggcctattattaattagtatATTTTCCATGTTTGCTAGTCGcatcaaaatatattctaacCCTGGCACAATGTTTGCTATAAATGCCTTTTGGTACAAAGGATTCCATAAAatgtgtatgtaaaaaaatgcATGTATAAAACATCTTCACGGTACTTGGGTCGGTGATCGCTTTAACGCAATTTGTGAAATTTGCGCCTATACATTGGGACCCACCCAAGTCAGACGAATTTGAGTcacaatttattatcatttttttttcactttccttttttttcttttttctttaatcgtttCCCTAATCAGTTCATTTCAAAAGGTTAGTAACAACTGAATAGCTAATtcaaaaaatcataaataaaactGTAATGTCttaagtacaaaaaaaaataaagtcttTGCGTCACACTGTTACCTAACTTCCCCAAAAATGTAATTGTGCTTAGAATTAATAGAGGAATCATATTAAATGTCCATTCTAAAAAGCAACGATCGTATGAATGCAATGATGTAAAGTGACGAATAATTACaccatataaatatttcatctaaATGTTAAAGAGAAAGCAAGCAGTATGTACGAAAGACGAAATGCAATTGAAAACTTCAAATGTACGAACCttttaaaatgaaactgaAGTACAACTATCCTTCTCAATttgtcatattttatttatatgatccGCATAGTATTAGTTTAATTATGATactatttgtaataataataaaatattataataattaataatactactaataataataataataatgtgtgtgtgtttgtgttgGAGGATGCTATTGATagcaacaaaaatataatgtaatagtaataataataatgataataatagtaataataataatattaataataataataataataataataataataataataataaggacTAATACCTTAATGCTATCTAATAGTTTTGTTAAGTTGTTATAAATTATGCAGTAATCCGCTCTGTTATtgacttttctatttttctcaaacACTTAACTTCTTGACATGCATCATATCAATTTAAAATCATGCTTGCATTCATACCGC
This is a stretch of genomic DNA from Vespula vulgaris chromosome 2, iyVesVulg1.1, whole genome shotgun sequence. It encodes these proteins:
- the LOC127072690 gene encoding evolutionarily conserved signaling intermediate in Toll pathway, mitochondrial, producing MIGNKILFRYLIKRNSSVFRYSVITKKKFNERSCLILPLATNRLFHVAQNFLKEEKTKRSNTLMTSVFENTKEKNKESFLDIIRTYEQETYKRGQLEFIKLALKYMEVYGIHKDLEVYKALLNIFPKGPYIPRNYFNVVFRYYPKHQDVATDVLQQMEDNQVIPDEELEDILLNIFGKHARPLKKLWRMLYWMSKFVNLNPWPVPKPIPTDPKILARIAIQKISSVDVTTVTSEFETKDIEESIEDTWIISAISPIQKNLLVQHLKLRKDTPMYVEGPFKIWVANQSVDYFILRADPIKSTYEYENPDDVSKIKIPFWKTNEIVIAPTVHEQEDGVYFAICATGTSTKDSAISWIRYLQKDNPVLEKIPILIKLASSVETECIIFAKEQKNLQKRN
- the LOC127072685 gene encoding glutathione S-transferase C-terminal domain-containing protein homolog → MNEAYLEIYSLTDLCLAPIETVITLFTIKYCNSEINIKLIQTKQKLNECAYIVDISQFVYEIIDKNEIPHDVNSCELPSIVLNKTSYIAGLCAILRQIIKTTLIDCPLHYCRSLLGFKESCLLACLESSVWTKFCEIDMINMLKFLDLDSSNEVELPHSLARFECHMSQPLRIHNLYKYVEFKKNSAQDVITEYKAQIPEHKYAEGSYITLADIIIFVCVHILLTTYSSDAILKLLPLITKWYGRMVQDHIILECLSCLSIQEKKINNEINYILPQVSNESLYKSDPKRYKPKSRIYTKQKDIEYSMQIIHNAEIISELDVETYGAEICFDWTNIPFDITPEGGSLPPSRLKRKSQQLENLCKPVIKLAKAGDVIVDFCSGSGHLGVLLAYLLPNCTVILLENKEQSLNRAKERVKLLKLTNIKFYQCNLDYFKGNFNIGISLHACGVATDLVIQQCIKKNAIFVSCPCCYGSLHNCHHLTYPRSDVFKKHINNKQYLTLSHAADQTHDKLNAKTQQGYECMAIIDTDRKLQAEQFNYSVYLGKLIPETCTPKNHILVGIPKKTCMKN
- the LOC127072695 gene encoding 26S proteasome non-ATPase regulatory subunit 10-like isoform X1; amino-acid sequence: MAQQDSIYDLAYRGKTSDVKILLNETESLKTQTDSNGRMLIHWAALGGHDDLVRYLLSLGVPVDPTDDTNMTPLILAASAGREKAVNTLLAEGANVNATTIDGHSALQYAASKNWKSICVALLRKYANINIADKRGATPMHRAASKGNVAIVQVLIEYGRDLKIDQRDAYGNTPLHLACEEDRQEEAKILVANGADITLTNKERKTPLDLANPGLARTLKELKEEPITAGTA
- the LOC127072695 gene encoding 26S proteasome non-ATPase regulatory subunit 10-like isoform X2, which codes for MLIHWAALGGHDDLVRYLLSLGVPVDPTDDTNMTPLILAASAGREKAVNTLLAEGANVNATTIDGHSALQYAASKNWKSICVALLRKYANINIADKRGATPMHRAASKGNVAIVQVLIEYGRDLKIDQRDAYGNTPLHLACEEDRQEEAKILVANGADITLTNKERKTPLDLANPGLARTLKELKEEPITAGTA